Genomic segment of Populus nigra chromosome 6, ddPopNigr1.1, whole genome shotgun sequence:
ATTTCGTTTCAACCATAATGAACAACCTTAATCTACAGCAACCATAagattttctaattttgttttatctGGTGAAAGCTTTCATCTGTTTTATAGAGTTTAATTTTAACTCGTAATCCACGtggaaataaaaatgattttctgGAATCCCAAATATCAAGTCAGGCATCCATATAGACCCATTTATTGGAGGCATATGGTAGAGCGTTTTGGTGGTTAACGACCCCGGATAAGGTGCAGAAAGATCTATTTCTTGGGCTTTTACCGAGTCATATTTATGCACAtggaaaagaatatatatatatatatatatatatatatatatatatatatatatatatatatatatatatatatatatatatatatatgctgaaAAGGAGACATGCACTTGTCGCAAGCAACACCAGAGCTTGAGAATGGAGAGTCGAATctagaatgaaaatgaaaggaaGTTGGGAGGCTCTCTTAGTGGCCGCAGAAATATTGTTTGACGAAATTTGTATTCTAATTCGATGAATATTAATCATACACTCCTCCTAATGTTGTGGTTTGGGACTTCCTAGATTTTATGTGgttcatgaaaaatattgataaaacaCTCAtcctttctaacaaaaaaaaaatataataatcatatttcTGTGTAAATTGAAATAAGTGTGGATAAGGAGATGCATGGTCGTCATATTATCTATTGCCTGTCTTGATAGGTGGGATTTTTTCAAACAGAAATTTGAATAACGAGGGAAATAccgaaatttattttattttattaactgaTGTGGattgataattataattttttattaaattggtatttatttattttgtttaaaatgtgctaaaacatatatatgtaCTGAGCCCAATTCGTGCAAAAGCATGCCATTTAGACTTCTAACTTGGCATGAATGCATCGTCATTTATACTTTGTTCTCAGGTATTATATCCTTATTCATTCTTGTGATTTTGTTTGCCCATTAATTAAATGGTTACAATTATTAGGATTAATACCATTAAAatgtgcagcagcagcagcatttcCTCGTCTCTACAAAGCCAACTACATAGTATAATAACTATCTAATTATCTAATTCACCGTTTAATTTCTCCAAATATTTAAACATGTGAGtttcattataaaaattatatataatttattggctaattcttttttaattcaaaacaaagaaaaggaattgaaaaattatcgAAAAGAAGAGATTTATCCAATAGACAAGAAGATTAACGGAGAATGACGGGGACAATGATATAtaaatgattgaaaatttaCGATACATTTTTAGTGATGTAAAAATACGTGCAActtgatgttttaaaaaaattaccaagaaaaatataagaaaaatgcaatttaattatatacttAAAATATGTAACAggttttgttgtaatttttagTATAAGAGACACCAAATCAATCGATTTGAATGTTGGAGgcaagatttgaaaaaaaaatcaaaattgaggcattatataacataaatgatttttattattattttcagaattaattaagttaagttaattaatgaaattttcagaattaattgatctaataataattatatatgacacctcttatcaaattatttaaataatttgaatgaaaaaaatactttctaaactatacatattaatttgaagaggTGTGCTACAAAGCAATTGAATTATTATGGATCTGAGCATCTAATCATACTATTATTGAATTGTACCCACCCATCGGAAATTTCATATAAGTTAGTAACactattctttcttttatttctttcctgaaaaactatttcatttattttcatatttacgGACTAAATCCTCACTCATTTTCAGGTTTTAGCTTAGCCAGGGATATCCCTGATCAATAATGAATGATAGCTAGTGATGTTGACTAAGAcagcgtttgggaacgcggttgcggttgtgttttcaaaaaaattgaatttttttttattaaaattgagtgcggtttgtattttttggatcgttttgatatgttgatgtcaaaaatgatttttaaaaaataaaaaaatatcattggcatgtatttcaacacaaaaagttatttaaaaaacacccgcAACTACACTGCAAAACACGCTCTAAAACAGCAACTTGAGGTGCTCACATTTGAAGTTGACGCGAGGAATGCAACTACATTTAAATATTGGTCGGTGAGAAGCTGGGTGCTTGTGAAAAAGTCTAGCAGAGTCTCTGCATAGCAAGCAAATACAAGCCATTATCTTGGACCTCGATAAGAGAATAAACCCTCCTCGGATAAGCATATCGAATATGATAAGCAATAGACGATAGCTCACGCCAAActgtaattaaaaaacaaattgtggcAAACTACGTTACTAGGGTTTCCTGTCTCGGCAGGTTAGATAATCGTAGGGGGATGGGAACTGTATATTTTCGAGGTAGAAgcatataatttcttttctgtcttttctttttaaaagaaaaattaagatgtGCTATAAAAATCAGTATCAAGCATGTAAAATACGAAGCATTCAACAGCAACTTTCTTACACGAAATTATGGTTTCTGTCATCTATTGAAGAAACAAGGAAATGTTTATGCATGCAAAAGGACATTGAATTAGATCATATGTCTTCTATGCTTATTTATTAACTCCAcgaattttatataaaagtattGAGACTGAGCTAAGCATATCCTCAAGAACCCTTTTTTGGGCTTGATCAAACCTCTTAGTCATCACTCATCAACTTAGAAATGGTCGGTcagggaaacaaaaaaaagatttcttttGTTGAAGTTAAGAACTGTTCAAATGATATTACCTGGGCATTGAACGTCGTATGGCTCAAGGATCTACGCCTGTTTTAAACATACTTGTTAAACCTGGTCTGGGGCTGACCCGGTCAAGGGGCTGGGTCCCGGGTTTTATGAGTCAACCCAGTCAACCCGGATTaatctggaaaaattaaaaaaaataaagttttaatattttatatgaaaaaattaaaaaaaattccatataaatataggctatatatattgtaaataatgaagtttaaaagaatattttaaaaagttttttatcccatgttaaaaagatattatgttaagcttttaagttgaagtatttaaaccaaaaaagttttttatcccacattgaaaaaacaaaacttttttcttgaaaatataaagtatatatactaataggtttcaaatcccatattttttaaaaaaaaacatctggtCTCGTCTAGGTTTCTCCCGGGTCTGGCCGGGTCGTTGCGCCAACCTGTCTTTTAACAAATTCGGACCGGTCCAGCTCCCGGATCGACCTATCAGGCTTatccgagtttaataactatgggtTTAAGTAAGGAAATCTTGTTTTTGGCTTGAGTTGAAGAAGTCAAGGTACTAATTAAGGACAAGCAGCGAGGGGATTTTCAATTGATTTGTTACTTAATCTTGTGATTTTCTTGTGTGATATTTTGCGTCGACGGGAATTTCAAGCGCACTACCATAAAGTAAGTGCTTagattaaaatgataaattagacAATTAGCAATTGATTAGTCGGCATACGAAGAAAGAATAAATGGAGTGGTCTTTACAGCAGACCAGGTGCATGAACCATAGCACCAGGGTTAGATGGAAATCGTCAAGAGGAAGACGACTGCATGGAATTTAGAGGAGATTAGACTACACTTATCTACTAGAATATATTCTTCGAGCCACTAAGTAGATTTTTTGCACTTGGTTTCACGGAATGGGACGAGAAATTACACGGGTGATTggattaaaatgataaattagactattagcataaaaaaataagaaattaaaatagcaGCAAAAAGTTTTTGGATATCACGATtcttaacaataatatttaattaaatattttttttaaaatatgacaaCAATTAAATATCATGGTTTGAAACcacaataaaattttcattgatatctttatttataattgtGATATCAATTAAATTCAGGAATAACTAATTGACTATTTTATAATAGTTATTTAAATCGGTCgactgaattgaaaataaaaagaaaaattataaaattattaaaaccaaGTCTTGgggtgatattttttaaatctaaagatctgactaaaaaaaatttatgaaaattcctgtaaaaatttgaatattgtccaataataagataaaaagttATAGCTCTTTTGAGCCatcattttagtttgttttgacCATACCTTCTCTTGAGTCTAGATCTGTCTCACTGGTCTATAAATGTATATGCTAGGCTATCTATGTAATCTGTCTGGAGCAGATCCTCATCTAATTGTGGCAGACTTCCACATGACTGCTTAAAATTACTTGTTATCACAAGTTTAACTATATCATCGacacttataaaatatatttggaagaaaaaattcataaaattatggtttttatatGAAACAGTCGATCGACTCATATAATTGAATCAACCGACCGACTAATTTAGTCAAAGGATTGTCAGTGAAGCTACGTGTTAAGTTATCGTGCTTTTGAAACGTGACATGTTTAAATGTCGCTATTCGGAAGAAGATTGATAATGTGAAAatgtgatatttcatggaatcttttgcaaatggttttaaaaaatgtaaaacgCCAAAGAAACTGATTTCTGATAAAGCAAAATCCTATGTTTTGGTTCTAGCGTTTGTCTCAATTAATATATCcatcttataaatttttatgtagCCAATCTCATAATCATAACTTTGAATGTGATTCAATTTGACACCCTCAATTTCCAGCACGGTTTATGAATTTCAGAAATTTATAGTTACGAAACTATATACCAGGAACTAGAATATTAGGTGCTTAATTTTTGTTGGCGGTAGTGTTTAGTTATAATCTCGGGATATAAgagataatgataattaaaacaaaaaaaaataagaaaaaaagtacGAAAATCATGTTTGGTAGTAGTATACAAGACGTGATGActatttttatatcatgttcgattattataaataaaacataataaaatataaaaaggtttattttacttttaatatatattattagcatatattttaaaaaataattagattttattttttctactttagtttatattgagtgttgaaattaataatattataataaccttGGTTACAAAACTTGAACTAAACTGGTGAGTTGACCTAGAACATGGACCAAtccaattttaaacaaatagagGAATGATTGCTCAACCTAACTCGATAAAAAACCAGGGTTAAAACAAGGGTCAAAATGAGGTtgctttgacttttttttttttaaatagatcaacttgggttaaccctcTTAATCTGTATCTCAGACCTTATCTTGGATTGACTTTCaagtcgagttttaaaaatatatttataaccaTTTTTATCCATACATTGACTTGAGTTGACCCTCTGAACCCTGACTTGAGCCTTGATCCCCTTTAACTCtcaagttagattttaaaactacaataacaaccttttttttttttttctatacattAACTTTCAAGTCATGTTTACCTTCCTAACCCATGACATGAGTCTTGTTTTTGATCGACCTCCaagttgaatttttaaactataataacaattacttttatttttatattgactcGAGTAAACTTGGGTCAACCCTCTCAACCTGTGACCCAAAGTTTTTCTCAGATCAACCCTCAAATCAGGttttaaactataataataactacttttattattatattgatttgGTTCATCTCAAGTCAACCCTTCCACCCTACAATCCGGATCTTACCTTGAATTaactctaattttaattttaaagttataataataattatttatattatatgtattatattaatttataagattgGCCCATTTCGTGCAGAAAAGACGAGATTTATGAATTGCTAGATGATTTATTAAGAGAGCTAATAGAGTAATAGTATGGTGGTCTACTTCTAATTAATGCATCACGGGCGACTTGTTTACTCAGTGCGAGCGACGGCTCTAGTAGTTTCGTCTGTGACGGGTCTGGAATCCCTGCAGTGAAGTCTGGTAGCAGATGCTTCTAGGATTGATACTATACCacgtttcttttttattccagGCGACGACCTTGCCACCGAGTTTTACACCACTACCGTTGCCTTCCACTTTCTACTAGAATTGATTAGTCGGCAtacgaagaaaaaataaatggagtGGTCTTTGCAGCAGACCAGGTGCATGAACCATAGCACCGGGGTTAGATGGAAATCGTCGAGAGGAAGACGACTGCATGGAATTTAGAGGAGATTAGACTACACTTATCTACTAGAATGTATTCTTCGAGCCACTAAGTAGATTTTTTGCACTTAGTTTCACGGAATGGGACGAGAAATTACACGGGTGATTGgaatagtgtgtgtgtgtgtgtagaaaATGACAATTTAACCTTCCACGAAGCTTTCGATCTCACAATGTGGATAAGGATTAAATAGAAGTGTAAATGGGCGAGGAGAGAttacaaaattatttgaatattcCATGATTCTAATTGAAGGTGGATAAGGAAATGGGCTGGAAATAACAGAGGATGCTACTGCGAAATTACAAAATAGCTGATTTTGGGCTTGACGAGCTTATGGTGAATAAATAACCTTCACGCCCCGCCATCTCTTGACTCTAATAAAAATAGCAGTAAAGGATAGTTTTGTCATTTTACTATCCATGGCATGTGAACTGAACGCATCCCGTCTTCCGTTCCTCTCTGTCGGAATATTACTTACCGCTCgaacaaattaacaaatttaaaacaatattcgTAAAACActtaattaagaaaagatattgtatctttataattaaaaactccCTAACCTATCCctgttcatgtttttcttttttgttttaacaatctttttttatacaagTAGAACCTGGAAGGCTAAACCCACACGTGGATGACACATAACCCTTCTCACATTGTTCAATTGGAGCAAACAACACACGTCATCTAATTAGATGATCCAGATTTTAGTTACCTTCAAGCATCAAAAAACCAGAGAATGGATTTTACCTGATATTCAACttcttttcacttaaaaatatttcaaagcaCATTCAATCgagaactattttttttattaaaaaaaagactgcCAATTCACTATTGATGAAAACTTGGGCCCGGTGACAGCAAACCCCAACTGGGCACAGTAAGTCAGTAACCAGACCAACAATCCCACCATCCCGACTTCCGACCAAGGAACTAAAATAAGTGCTCTCGCAATTTCGCAAGCATAGATGGTAGAGGAGAAAAAAAGTGCGAGACCACATCCTAAATACAAACAGCAACGATTAAAAATCTCGAACTGCACGACTGCACAGCGAGGCTTCCAAGACACACGAACAAAAATACTCTTCAGCTACTATTCCAATATAAATCTAGCATCTTGGTTAGAGTGAGATACACCCTTTCCCAAAgtttttaaacataaattaatagttCACAAACAAGACACAAAGACGATCAAAGTCAAAACTTGTCAACAAAACAGGTTCAGGAAAGATATCAAAATAGCCTACGTGATTGGTGCCACTCTAGACCTTAATAGCATACTTTCTCATTGGGAAGtatatttctctcttcttttcgcGCTCAGTCTTCAGTGATTGCTGCATAAACGAGCATATCAAAATGTTAAGAAAGACAGCAGAAATACATGACATAAAAGTAAGAGACGATGACCAATAACAGATTCCATAAACTTCATTCTAATTATAAACAATGATTATGTTCTGCCGAAATTATTGAAGTCCAGAACTTTTAGAGATGAAAACATTTTCACATCAGAACATATTTGACAAAACATAATGCTTTGCCTGATCACACACAATCAATCCCACTgacaaaaatatgaataaaaagaaaaaatatgcaCCAGCAATGGAGTCCTGACAAAAATCACATTGCACTGAAAATTATAGCATCATTACTACACTGTAAATTAACCGGAGAGAAATTGCATCATTTGCAAACTTCCCAGTGTGGACAGTATATTACAGATCCATTTTCTATCAATCACAAGGAAAAATGATCACCACATGCTAACATGAAGCACCGATGCCACACACAGCTAAACTGCCTACAATTCCAGACCAAGATAAAATACCAGTAATTGCAAAAAGGTCCCTCCTAGAGGAACAAGATCATTCCCTATTCTGCTTTTTTCACccttaaaaaacaagatttgtACAAGAACTGGTATGCTTTAAAGAGACATAATAGTATGTaaataaatcaacattttaaaCTCGAGTTCCTAATCAACACACAGAGGTCACCTACTTGGCTGGATAGCCTTGTAAAAACACATCTATAACACAACACCTTGTCAAGGCTTTGATGTTTCAGGCATAAACAAATAGTTCAACAGCAAAAGCtagcatgcaaaaaaaaaaaaccagcccaGCACCCAACACAAGATAATAGAGAAGAGATCAGAAAAAAAGTATTACTTGATGCTTGGTAAGCCTCCGGCGGATAGCTCTGGTCTTCTTGGGACGCAGGTCAAGAGGCAAAAACTTCTTGTTCTTGTAAGCCTCCCTCAATACAGCCTTCTGCTTCTGCGAAATCACAGTCAAGACCTGTGCAATCGACAACCTCACAACCTTGCTGCATCCAACATCAAGACAcaacacaaacacaaaaaaatatataaataaaaacataaccacaaaaaacaattaaaaaaacaaattcaatgagtaaaaccaacaaagagtagataaaaaacaacaagataTTGTGCATTCACTATATAAGACCTAGGCATTGTTCAGTTCCAAAGTTGAACGAACATTTATCACTCCAAAGAGAATGAAACTTACGAGTTACCTGTTCCAAAAAGATGATTAAATACTGTATAAATTTcttaacaaattcaaaaaagaatataaactaattaacaTGTTGTCTTTTAGCTTAATAGCCCTTAATATCAAGATGCTATATAAACCAAAAGGAAGTGCACAATAAACCAAACACTGCCTCGTaaacaaaaatgatattttaaaatcaaggctatatatattaatttcaatgGCAAATCCATATCCCCAAAACATGCAGGGTAGATGAAATCACTTCAATGGTTTACAAAACAAACGATTTTATTTATCTACTTAATTCTTTTAACAGAAAGCAGCCCTAATGACAGCAAATACTGcctagataaattttaaaaaagcacacTAGTATAGCATAAAAGGGGCAAACGAAACGCTTTGtaaaaccataaataaataCCTAAGAAAGAGCCCATCAAACTTAATAAGTAACTAAATCCGTCAATCAATCAGTTTTTGTGAATAAGAAAACACAAAATGGCAAAATAGGAGGGATGGTAAGCGTTTACATCTTGGAGAGCTTGTTAGGAGCACCACCGGTGACCTTAGCAACGCGAAGGAGAGCAAGCTCAGCTTTGAGATCCTTCAACTGAGCCAAAAGATCTGTCTTTGATTTCTGTCTCAACTCATGGACCTTGATTCTTGCTGTTTGAAATCATTCACAAAAACCACAAATCAGAAATAGAAATACGCAATAATAAAACTCTAAGCAAAATCAACTGattctatgttttttcaaatcGTTACCCATTGCTTCgcttctgtctctctctctctctctctctctctctctcacacacacacacacactcttgcAACGGCTGCGCGGCTCTCCTGTGTTGTGCAAACTGGAAACCCTAAATAGATGAAGGGTTTTGGAGTATTTTATAGCGGGAGCTAGAAATGGGCTAGGCTCGATAGTATTTGGGCCTGGGTTTGCCCACTAGCTTGGGAAAGTATCTCTTTAGATGTGGGCCACCGGTGATTCCATTAGTATGGgcctaaattaaaataatgttgatGTTGGGCTGAGATTTAGTTTACTTTCAGTTGAGCTAGGTATTTGCAGGCCCAGATAAATAATGATCTGGTTGCGATCCAATAACCAATGCTCGCTTCAGTTCTTCCACGACATTTTTAATAGagatttttctaacaaaaagtTTGCTATATAGTTCAGGTAATAATTTCTCAGCGGGCCTTCATGTAAGATCACGGTACAATTGggccttgtttttttatctcagtTGGGATGCTCTTTTACGGGCCAGCCCAGTAATGATTGAAGGATCCAGTTTCATTTATGTTCGGGCCTAGACAATTATTTCTGGCAGCCGGAttaattcactataaaaaatcatctaggaaaaaaaataatcacaccaCCTAAACAAAATTTACGAGGACTGTCAAAGTTGTGCAAGCACTAAGCAAAACGCGTGGAACTTTGAAGCGACAGAGGAAATCGAGCCAATGCCCAGCttgctgagaaaaaaaatatatttaagtgcTTCAATACAATACAATAATGTGAATTATTTCAGGGGTGCTtagaatactattttttttaaatgattttttaaaaaaatatattaaaataatattttttttatttttaaaaaattaattttaatattagtatatcaaaacaattcggaaataaaaaaatattaatttaaaataaaaaaaatttaaaggatatttttaaaatataaaggtaAAGGGGATCAAAAAGATCCCTtgcatttatttaaaaataaaatgccagGTCAACATccccattttttatttagttaggAACTGGCAAGTGGCATGGAGTCATTGACTACCGCAAATTGCACGCCTCGCGAGTCGTGATTGCTATCAAAAGTCTCTAGCGACAATGATGTTCAACAAAATAAGGCAGAACTTTATTTTATAGTGTCTGGCCCTGTACTTTGATAACTGTACCGGTCATCATTACATCAAATCGGACCGAAATTTTTGACCAGAGCATCGAttgtcatggaaaaaaaaaacgagtgaGAAAATTTTAATTCCCGGTCAATAAGCTATCCTTATGTTTAAGTTTTCATGTCATGAGAAAgtaatgtaaaatatattttctagaaacttaaatttttagatttaaaacaattatttaatataatattaaaatcttgttgatcaaataattataagacttgtataaaatttcaaaccgaagaactttcatttaaaaaaatatataaaaaaataatataagtctcatttaaaagtttttgatacataatttcaacattatattttatttaattttattagttagaattaaaataataaaattcaaatttataatgatATGATCATCGATTACAATGCTTAATTTTATtagctataataaaaataatgagattcgaatttataatcattaatattttcatatcatatttaaaaattaattcaattgaaaaattttaaactatcaaataaaatcctaataataattttatattattttttaacattatcataaatttaataagttaagtGCATGTCTGACCTGGAGATTTGAATGGCCATCAAAGAATTCAAATCTCCACTTAAAttttaggatatatatatatatatatatatatatatatatatatatatattctcttaaaattaaataatcaacGTTTAAAATTTCAAGACCGTTCACCGTCCGGCGTATGAACTTTCTCCAGCACACATTACATTATATCTATACCCGAGAGACGTGGCACGTCATATTGATCATATCTTGATATCTGGATCTAAGAATATAGAAATCAAGAATCATGGAACGGTGACGTTAGCCTGAACAGTGAATCATAATGAAATTGGAAATCGATGATCGTATTGGCTCGTTGGTTGCTTTGAATTGCATGACAAAATTAATGAATTctactttgattttgattattagATGCTTCTCTCACCCTTTGTTTCACCGAATATTGAGCTGCTTCAGTCACAATCAAGTGCTATCGATCGATGCTTGTCAGATGAAGCAATTATGAGACTTAGTTTAAGTGGATTTGTgccttgtattattattattattattattcaaaatctAAATAATCCTAGCCACGGAGAccgcaataaaaaattataaatacaataGTCAGTCTAGCTAGGGTTTACTGTTTCTCAACATTCATCTAAtcgtttgttttgtatttagaaGAATTTctactgtttttattttaatatcatccaTGTATATTGCATTTTTGTTGTCACCACATCCTTCCATTGGCTAGCTTCATTAGAGCTTTTAAAAATTGACACGTGTCATGCTTCTAtaacataaaatttcatttggtgtattttttggtccctcatgttttaaaaaacctaatttagtccctgtattttatttttatgcgaGTCTTTAATTGAAAGCTTTTTAGTCATCATATTTCACAATGTATACAATCTTGTCCCTAACATTCTTTCGACCAGGTTATTGCATATCAAATCATAAGCTTTGTTAAGGCTCTCAAAAtagatatataatattataaaaaataaaaattcaccaaaatcataatattatcaatcataatcataaaaaaaatcacatttataatcaattaatctaagaatataaaaattattaatatatgatttattttaacataGAGTTCATGATCGTAATATCATGTATCAACTATGAaagttctttttttcctttccttttaattCTTGTCCCGATTTTTCAAGGCTAATATTGGGtaagtaaatctaaaaaaaatataagaaaactcTCACAACCCACATCAATAATAttacatgaaataaaatttaaagtatcattaactaTTTGACTAATTAAGTTTTCAACCTGAcatatatgaatttaatttagagACTAAATTATACATACTACAACTACAATGACTAACAaactttcaattaaatattttctttataaaaaataaaatacgaggataaaagaaaaaaattaaaaatcaaggaTCAAAATGTACAGAAACAGAAATTAAAGCTATAAAAACAAGACACATGTTGATTTTTGTTAGTGCTAAACTGCTAATGACAACAACTCATGAAAGAACGTGACAACGAAAGTATAATATACACGAATAACATCAAAGTGTAGTGTCCTAGTTTGGAAGAATGCATATTATCCACTCAAGACTCGGTTCATGAAGACTACAAAAATATCCCTATCGTTAAATACAAAATTGGAAGATGAGATAGGATAAGTTTCCAGGAAGATAATCCTCGAAGGGCTTTGTTGTTCTGCTTTTCCTGCGTGGATTTGAGCCATATTCTAGCATTGAAAACGACGAGAGCCCGAAATTAAGGAGGCAAGGAGCCAGGAAACTTCACTCACTGCTGCTGTCGAAAAGAATTGAATTCCAATAGCTACTCAGTTGCAGGCCCCGAAAAGGCAAAAACATTAGCTGACAAATAAACCTTCACAAGGCCAGTTCTCTCGAAGGAGTAATTAAATCATGCATATCACACAAAAAATGATGCTCGAGCATTGATGGTCCACAAAAATGTCAAAGGTGTGGTCCAGTTCTCTCGAAGGAGCTGTTCTCGAAGGAGCCATGTATAAT
This window contains:
- the LOC133697773 gene encoding large ribosomal subunit protein uL29; translation: MARIKVHELRQKSKTDLLAQLKDLKAELALLRVAKVTGGAPNKLSKIKVVRLSIAQVLTVISQKQKAVLREAYKNKKFLPLDLRPKKTRAIRRRLTKHQQSLKTEREKKREIYFPMRKYAIKV